The proteins below come from a single Zea mays cultivar B73 chromosome 8, Zm-B73-REFERENCE-NAM-5.0, whole genome shotgun sequence genomic window:
- the LOC107546766 gene encoding uncharacterized protein LOC107546766: MPPPQPLTMDPKMTEVTQMFARFKTAYACNDLNTCVTLLSQLKVHLTQFPSHPALFQQTPNIVEELKLARDIYEHAVVLSMKFEDQDAFERNFCQLKPYYVDT; this comes from the exons ATGCCCCCGCCACAGCCTCTGACGATGGATCCAAAGATGACAGAGGTGACCCAGATGTTCGCCCGCTTCAAGACGGCCTACGCCTGCAACGACCTCAACACCTGTGTCACCCTCCTCTCGCAGCTCAAG GTCCATCTCACCCAATTCCCCAGCCATCCGGCCTTGTTTCAGCAGACACCGAACATTGTGGAGGAGCTCAAACTTGCAA GGGACATTTATGAGCATGCTGTTGTTTTGAGTATGAAATTTGAGGACCAAGATGCGTTTGAACGCAATTTCTGCCAGCTGAAGCCTTATTACGTGGATACATG